A region from the Falco rusticolus isolate bFalRus1 chromosome 4, bFalRus1.pri, whole genome shotgun sequence genome encodes:
- the PRR35 gene encoding proline-rich protein 35, with translation MSKDDVSCKLTSVYKHKERKPKKPHYIPRPWGKPYNYKCFQCPFTCMEKSHLYNHMKYSLCKNSLSLLIESDWPYKKGNLLHPELRLLHATETPRLRGRRDEQETCDSSATLGGSVRTRQASNRDSHEDKPMAGVEILPGEGAGEEGSQFQEEEEDVSGLLREMDAGEKKEKNEEAGCQGDPAEPEVNALVFGFKNKRDKPCKEVEPDFIITDVFSLKNHVMKSREMASPDLDAKPKHCKVPKKCLASSGILMEQWKLVANGQRRNTPEVSPPCTDSNIIPCYPPPAYSDYHEPQGLNLSLLGINYPLNPGLFSYLSPTMTNSATTHTHLAQLPFLASTAQLMHPHTSHFQPLQSPDRSAFLPRFYYPLLFEHTFGSTEGKMSSSKPEAQQLVGSVMPTPPQAKPPSEPTKPGLLKVPVLKTGFPWSKGVREEPAAELNHPAMLGQEEEEKWLSQEKESNPALGLNNLRKKTATDIYQNIVGVKDGAFAPSGVRKTELPVVTCLETSSPPGSSLKRKFTANGLDLIGPERLMPGKLSYQSSGSRANPGHIPKALDHWHMEVLTGQPEEPERGNDTEALHSVGSGLDHGLCKQSRPQETSATMTDSEATTMLIGDLSKTLEEYQEVEKKLSDLAKEDTPGQKELRDQLVKIRKELYHIHQALEKANKPHEGPLDLSVKRSSEGLEKVQLAKKEACNMSLGSEKLHGKDQGALNKCAATGEAGDGEGLPNCLLEAENKTIDLLIKMSRSESLRASSSEAHLGAVIKAEVLPLTMPLEMRHVMEPYYSRTTKCEADSSVLLCSDGRSSTTQGPQLPVTTEDGPLGCRAMQRSLSCSLPSETDTVCVHSPLHADP, from the exons ATGTCCAAGGACGATGTCAGCTGCAAGCTAACCTCGGTCTACAAGCACAAGGAGAGGAAGCCAAAAAAGCCTCACTACATCCCAAGGCCATGGGGCAAGCCATACAACTACAAATGTTTCCAGTGCCCCTTCACCTGCATGGAGAAGTCCCACCTCTACAACCACATGAAGTACAGCCTGTGCAAGaactccctctccctcctcatCGAGTCTGACTGGCCCTACAAGAAGGGCAACCTGCTCCACCCGGAGCTGCGGCTCCTGCACGCAACGGAGACCCCCCGCCTGCGTGGGCGGCGGGACGAGCAGGAGACTTGTGACTCCTCGGCCACGTTGGGAGGGTCGGTTAGGACCAGGCAGGCCTCCAACAGGGACAGCCACGAGGACAAGCCGATGGCAGGGGTGGAGATCCTGCCTGGTGAAGGGGCTGGTGAAGAAGGTAGCCAGTtccaagaggaggaggaggatgtcTCTGGCCTGTTGAGGGAGATGGATGcgggggagaagaaagagaaaaacgAAGAGGCAGGTTGCCAAGGTGACCCAGCTGAACCAGAAGTGAACGCTTTGGTCTTCGGTTTCAAGAACAAGAGGGACAAGCCTTGCAAGGAGGTGGAGCCTGACTTCATCATCACGGATGTCTTCTCCCTCAAGAACCACGTCatgaaaagcagggaaatggCCTCCCCAGACCTAGATGCTAAGCCAAAGCATTGCAAAGTGCCAAAGAAATGCCTGGCCAGCAGCGGGATCCTCATGGAGCAGTGGAAGCTGGTGGCAAATGGGCAAAGGAGGAACACACCTGAGGTCTCCCCACCTTGTACCGACAGCAACATCATCCCATGCTACCCCCCTCCTGCCTACAGTGACTACCACGAACCTCAGGGCCTCAATCTCTCACTGCTGGGTATTAACTACCCGTTAAACCCCGGTCTCTTCTCCTACCTGAGCCCCACCATGACCAACAGTGCTACGACACACACGCACTTGGCTCAGCTGCCCTTCCTGGCCTCCACAGCCCAGCTGATGCACCCACATACCTCCCACTtccagcctctgcagagccccGACCGCTCAGCCTTCCTTCCCCGCTTCTACTACCCCTTGCTCTTTGAGCACACCTTCGGCTCCACTGAAGGTAAGATGTCCTCCAGCAAGCCAGaagcccagcagctggtgggCTCTGTCATGCCCACGCCACCCCAAGCCAAACCTCCCAGTGAGCCAACCAAACCAGGGCTGCTGAAGGTGCCCGTTCTGAAGACAGGTTTTCCTTGGTCCAAAGGTGTCAGAGAGGAGCCCGCTGCCGAGCTCAACCACCCTgccatgctggggcaggaggaagaggagaaatggCTGTCCCAAGAGAAGGAGAGCAACCCAGCTTTGGGCCTCAACAACCTACGCAAAAAAACAGCCACCGACATCTACCAAAACATAGTGGGGGTGAAGGATGGCGCTTTTGCCCCCAGTGGTGTCCGGAAGACAGAGCTACCGGTGGTGACCTGTCTGGAGACCAGCAGTCCTCCAGGCAGCTCCCTGAAGAGGAAGTTCACTGCCAATGGGCTGGATTTGATAGGACCCGAAAGGCTGATGCCTGGAAAACTCAGCTACCAGAGCAG TGGTTCAAGGGCCAACCCTGGCCACATCCCCAAGGCCCTGGACCACTGGCACATGGAAGTTCTCACTGGCCAGCCTGAGGAACCGGAGAGGGGCAATGACACTGAAGCTCTTCACTCTGTGGGTTCTGGCCTGGACCATGGCCTCTGCAAGCAGAGCAGACCCCAGGAGACTTCTGCCACCATGACAGACTCTGAGGCCACAACCATGCTTATTGGGGACCTGTCCAAAACCTTAGAGGAGTACCAAGAGGTGGAGAAGAAACTGTCTGATCTGGCAAAGGAGGACACCCCCGGGCAAAAAGAGCTGAGGGACCAGCTGGTCAAAATCCGAAAGGAGCTCTACCACATCCACCAGGCACTGGAGAAAGCCAACAAACCCCACGAAGGGCCTCTGGACCTCTCAGTGAAGAGATCCTCTGAAGGTCTGGAGAAGGTCCAGCTGGCCAAGAAGGAGGCCTGCAACATGAGCCTGGGCAGTGAGAAGCTCCATGGCAAAGACCAAGGGGCCCTCAACAAATGTGCGGCCACCGGGGAGGCTGGAGATGGGGAGGGACTGCCAAACTGCCTCCTTGAGGCCGAGAATAAAACCATCGACCTGCTGATCAAGATGAGCCGTTCTGAGAGCCTCCGGGCGTCCTCCTCCGAAGCTCACCTGGGTGCTGTAATCAAGGCTGAGGTCCTGCCGCTCACCATGCCCCTGGAGATGCGGCACGTGATGGAGCCCTACTACAGCCGCACCACCAAGTGCGAGGCAGACTCCAGTGTCCTGCTCTGCTCCGATGGCAGATCCAGCACCACCCAGGGCCCTCAGCTCCCAGTCACCACCGAGGATGGACCTCTGGGCTGCCGAGCCATGCAGCGctccctgtcctgcagcctTCCCAGCGAGACAGACACTGTGTGTGTCCACAGCCCTCTGCATGCCGACCCCTAA